Sequence from the Candidatus Thioglobus sp. NP1 genome:
TCCTCCAGCAATTAGAATTACAGATTTATATTTATCAGCTATAGCTTTAATAGCTGTAATAGTTGAAATACCATTAGTGGACTTCGAATCATTGAAAAAATCTACTCCATTAAGACTTACAACCCATTCTAAGCGATGCTCTATTCCCTTAAACTTTTTCGAGGTTATAACCATTGATTTAAGTGAAAGGCCTATCTGATGACCAAGAGTTAGAGCTGCAAGAATATTTTCTACATTGTGACGACCTATAACCAATAACTCCTCAGATGACATTAAAGTTTGGCTGCCATGAAAAAAAATAAATTTATCACCATCTTTATTAGCATGGAATTCACAATTTATTCCGTGTTTATCAATTGCATAGCAAGCATTCAAATCAATTTTACTAACTAGAGATTCATTTAAATTAACAATATTACTCGAACAATAAGAATAGAGTGATAATTTAGATTCTATATAGGCATTGAAATCTTCATATCTATCAAGATGATCAGGGGTAATGTTTGTAATCACTCCTGTTAATAAATTAATCTTATTTGTATAATCTAATTGATAGCTTGAAATTTCAACAATATAAACGTCTGCATCATCACTCAAGCTATCCATAACAGGTTTGCCAATATTTCCACAGACAACTGCATTTTTCCCATCATTATGAGCCATTTCACCTAATAATTGAGTTACAGTAGACTTGCCATTTGAGCCTGAAATACCAACAATAGGTGCTTTGGCATATCGACCAAATAATTCAATATCACTAATAATAGGAATACTTTTTTTACGAGACCAAGATACTATTTTTTCAGATTCAGCAATACCAGGGCTGATAATAATTTCAGAAATATCATCTAATAAATTCTTGTTCCATTCTCCAAGATGGAAGTCAATCAATAAGTTTTCTTGCTTCATTATTTGAAGCATAGGTGGTGATAACCGAGAATCAGCAATACGAAAATCAATATTTTTTTTCGAATAAAAGCGTGCAACTGATAAGCCAGTTAAACCCATACCCAAAATAAGTTTCATGAAAGCCTTGTAATTTCGACCAAAATTGACTATATTTTACACTTTTACTTTACTTTAATATTATGCCTACAAATGTTCAAACAACTTCTAGTTCGATTACTATAAATCGAACACTAAGAAATACTTATCAACTTCTATCAGCAACTCTTTTATTTAGTGGCTTGATGGCGTATCTTTCGATGTATCTTAACTTACCTTACTTTGGGCTATTAATAACCCTGGGTGGCTATTTTGGTCTGTTATTTTTGGTCACAAAACTTAGAAATTCAGCTTTGGGAATTCTTGCTGTTTTTGCTCTTACTGGCTTTATGGGTCTTACTTTAGGGCCAATAATTGGAGCTTATATGGGTGCATTCTCTAATGGCTCTGAGCTTGTAGCGATGGCTATGACTGGAACTGCAGTAATCTTTTTGTCACTTTCTTTTTATGCAATTGTTTCGCAAAAAGACTTTAGTTTTATGGCTGGATTTCTTACTGCTGGTATTGTAGTTGCATTTTTAGCTGGTATAGCTGCATATTTTTTCCAGATGCCTGCTTTATCTCTTGCAGTTTCGTCTGCGTTTATTTTACTAATGAGTGGTCTTATATTATTTGAAACAAGTAATATTATCCATGGTGGTGAAACGAACTACATTATGGCAACAGTTACTCTTTATATTTCTATTTATAATCTTTTCTTAAGCCTTCTTCACCTATTAGGTGTATTTTCAGGCGATGACTAGTGATTGATAGCGATGGTTATCGTGCTAACGTTGGAATTGTAATTACTAATGAAAAAAAACAAATCCTTTTAGCAAAGCGATTCAAACAAGATGCATGGCAACTTCCACAGGGTGGTATTGATAAAGATGAGTCTGAGTTAGATGCTCTTTATAGAGAGCTTGAGGAAGAGGTCGGACTCTCATCAGCTCAGGTCACTCTGCTTGCTAAAACACCGAAATGGCTTCGCTATGAATTACCCTTAGAACACATTAGAAGGCGTCAAAAGCCCAAATGTATTGGACAAAAGCAAGTATGGTTTCTCTTAAAACTTGACTCAAGTGATGATCATATTTCTCTTGACTTGCATAATGATATTGAATTTGATGATTGGAAATGGGTTGATTATTGGCGACCTGTTGACGAAGTAATAAAATTTAAACGTGAGGTATATGAGGATATGTTAAAAGCACTTGCACCAATACTTTTTAACAATGAACATAGCATACCAACTAAGTTATCTAGACCACTTCAATTTAGTGCAATAAAGTTATAGATACAATGACTCCTAAAAATATTCTAAATATTGGCTTTGATATTAGTAATCATAATAATAATTCTAGACTTCAAGTTGTTAGACTTTCTAAAAAAACTATCCAAGAATTCTCCAAGCAGATTATTGGTCATGATGTTCAGTCAATAGAATATAAACCTTTTTTAAGATTTTTCCTAGCGAATTGTCTTAATAAGTCAACGGAGGATACACTTGGTCATTATCTCTTAGATACTATAAAGGATCGCTCTAGAGGTGCTGTATTACTTGAGTGTGAATCATTAGAAGCCTCAACTCTTAATGGAATAGATTTTATTGATTTTAATATTTTACTTTCAACAGCGATTTCACATCTTATAGGCGTTCCAAATCTTGACTCTATGTCAGGAAAATTTTATGCTAGATTTAGTGTTAAAAATGAGGATGATAGCGATAGCTATCTCCGCCAAGCACATCGAAGAATGGAGCTGCATACAGATGGTACCTACGTAAATGAAATCACTGATTGGGTGATAATGCAAAAAATTTTAGAAGTAGATGTTGAGGGTGGAGACTCCCTACTTCTTCATCTTGATGATTGGCAAGATTTAGATAAATTTTATAATAACCCATTAGCAAAGCAAAAATTTCAGTGGGGCTCGCCTGCAAGTAAAAATATTAGTTATAAAAACTTTCACCCTATTTTTATTAACGATAATAGTGATTCTCAGCCTAGAATATCTTTTATTGATCAATTTGTTGAGCCCCTTAATATTGAGCAAGGGATGTATCTTTTTGAAGTTGGAGAATCATTGGAAAACGAAGTAAATACATCTAATGTGAAATTATTAGAAGGGAGTATGATCATTATCAATAATTATTTTTGGCTTCATGGAAGAGATAAATTTATTGCTAATAAAAAACTTCATAGAGAGCTTCTTCGTCAGCGAGGTGCTTTTGAAGAGAATGCTGGTTCTAATAATTAATTAAAGACCTTTTAACATAATGAATAAAGATGAAATTTATGACTATGTCGTTTTAGGAGGTGGGATTGTTGGTGTCTCAACGGCACTTGCACTTATTACAAAACATCCAAGTAAACGAGTATTACTTTTAGAAAAAGAGAAATCTTTTGCATCTCACCAAACTGGTCATAATAGTGGGGTTATTCATGCAGGTGTTTATTATCAACCAGGAAGCTTAAAGGCTCAGTTTTGTAAAGAAGGCCTCAATGAAACTATTAATTTTTGTAAACTTCATAATATTCCCTATGAGCAATGTGGAAAGTTATTAGTTGCGACTTCTGATCTAGAATTATCCAGAATGAATGAGTTACATGAAAAGTGTAAAAAAAATAAAATTAATGTTAAAGTTTTAGACCAAAAACAACTAAATAAACTTGAACCGAATGTTATTGGATTAGGCGCTCTCCTAGTTAAATCAACTGGTATTGTTAACTATAAGCTGATTACAAAAAAAATGTCAGAACAATACGAGTCTTTAGGTGGTGAATCTATTCTTGATACTGAGGTCATAAATCTTAAGGAGGATACAGATAAGATTGAGATAATAACTAAGAATGAGCGCTTTAAATCTAAATATCTAGTATGTTGCGCAGGGTTAATGGCTGATCGAATAGCAAGACTTCTTAGTATTAAAATTGATTTTCAGATTGTCCCATTTCGGGGTGAATATTTTAAACTAGCAAGCACTCATAATAAACTTGTAAAACATTTGATTTATCCAATACCTGATCCTTCAATGCCCTTCTTGGGAGTTCACTTGACTCGAATGATAGATGGCAGTATCACAGTTGGACCTAATGCTGTTCTTGGTTTTAAAAGAGAAGGTTACAATAAATTTAATTTTAATTTTAAGGATACTTTTCAAATGATTTCATTCATAGGACTTTATAGAGTATTGCTAAAAAATATTAAGTCGGGCTTATATGAAATGAAAAATTCATTATTTAAAAGTGGCTATTTAAAAGAAGTTCAAAAATATAGTCCTTCTATAAAACTTAATGATCTTGAACCATATCCAGCAGGAGTTCGCGCCCAAGCAGTTCTAAAAGATGGCAGTCTTGTTCATGATTTTCTTTTTGCTGAGAGCAGACGCTCCATACATGTTTGTAATGCGCCCTCACCAGCTGCTACTTCCGCCATACCAATTGGGAGGTATATAACAGACAAGGCGACAAAGGCATCCAATCAGCTTAACTAGTTTAAGAAAAACCGCCTTATAGTCTCAGCAAATTGATTGGATTGAACACTATCAGGATGACTTTTGAGTCCAATTAAAGCTGGGTCAACAAATTGCTTTGGAATAGTCACATCTCTTCGAGCTGTTAGAAGAGCCTTTATAAAATCAACTAAAAATTCAGGATGAGCTTGCATAGTTAGAACCTTATCTTTTATATAGAACCCAGCATTTTCACAAAAATCAGATTTAGCGTAAACAGTAGCTCCATTTGGAGGACTTAAAACTTGATCCTGATGACAGATATTCAAGGTGACTTCACTTGATAAATTACCCATATAGTTAGTCTTATTATTAATTTGATAGGTATGAAGTCCCAATCCCCAACCTTTTGTTGATTTTTCAACATTACCACCTAAAGCTTGTGCAATAAGTTGATGCCCAAAACAAACACCAAAAATTGGAAGTTTATTATCATAAATATCTTTAATTAGTTGACTCACAATTGGAATCCAAGAATGCTCTTCATACACTCCATGAGGAGAGCCTGTGACGATCCATCCATCACAATCGTTATGATTTAAAGGGAAAATTCCATCAAGGATATTAAATGTTTTGAATTCAAATAATTTCTCATCAGAATTAATTAAATTGATTAACATTTCAGCATAGGTACCATACTTATCCACTAAATCTTCTGAAGCCCTTCCTACAAGTAATATTCCTATTTTCATAATGGTATTTAAAGTTAGATTTTTATTTTATTTTTTTGCTGAGCTCTAAGTACTAAATAATCATGAGCGATTGTCGCTGCTAATATAGCCGTAATTTCTGCATGATCATAGGCAGGTGCCACCTCAACGACATCTGCACCAATAAAATTTAAATCACCTAAACCTCTAATTATTCCTAAAGCTTGAGCAGATGTTAATCCTCCAGCAACTGGAGTTCCAGTTCCAGGAGCGTATGCTGGATCAAGTCCATCAATATCAAATGTTAGATAAGCAGGTCGATCTTTAACAACATCAATTATTTTTTTTATTACTTTTTTGACACCATTCTCATGAACCCATGGTGCATCTAAAATAGTAGTTCCCTTGGTATTACTGTTATGAGTTCTTATCCCAATCTGAATAGAATGCTCAGTATCAATTAAATTTTCTTTTATAGCTCTTGAAAACATAGTTCCATGATCGAGCCTACCATCCTCATCAGGCCATGAATCTGTATGAGCATCAAAATGAACAAGAGCAATTGGTCCATGTTTTGCGGCATGTGCTCTTAAAAGTGGATAAGTTACGAAATGATCACCACCAAAAGTTAACATCTCAACACCAGCATTTAAAATAGTTGTGGCATGAGCCTCAATTTGCGAGACTACATTTCCGTGAAAACCATAGTCAAGTTCACAATCTCCATAATCTGAAACTGCCAAAGTTTTAAAAGGGTCTATTCCATCAGGAAAGGCTAATAATTCTGCAAGTTGAACAGAGGCTTCTCTTATCGCCTTTGGACCAAATCTTGCGCCTGGTCGAAAACTAGTAGCAGCATCATAGGGAATACCACTAACAGCAATATCAACTCCCTTTAAATCTTTTGTATACTTTCGCCTCAGAAAACTTAGCGCTCCGCCATAGGTCATTTCATTGGCCCTTCCATAAAGACTTTTTTTTGTAAAAGCCTGATCAGTATCTAAATCCTCAAAATCATCAATACTCATACAATCTCTCTATTTAAAAATAGTAAACAACATTATATTCTGTCTAATAACGAATAGTAAAGCATACCAATCTTCATACTTGGATTTCGTAAAAATCTTCCACCTGGAAAGCTTTGCCTTGGGATTTTAGCCATTAGATCAAAAGTCTCACCACTACCTAATATTTTTTCAGAAATGATCTTGCCAGAATAACTTGCCAAGGCAACACCTTGGCCTGAATAACCTTGAGCAGATATTACTCTATCATTTTTAAGGGTTGTAAAAAAAGGTAGCCGGTTCAATGTAATCGCAAGCTTACCACCCCAGGCATAATCAATTTTAACTCCCTTAAGAAATGGATAAATTTTTTCTAAAGGTTTAGTAACTATAGGTACAATATTTTTTGATAATTCTTGAGAATAGTTCTCTCCACCCCCAAAAAGCAAGCGCTTATCTGCACTCATCCTAAAGTAATTAATTACGAATCTTGAATCTGCAAAAGCTATATCCCTTGGATTTATTTTTTTAACTACTTCATCACTCAAAGGCTTTGTTGCAACAATATAATTATTCATTGGCAAAATTTTTGAAGTCAAGCTTTTTTCAAGATTACCAAGATAACCATTGCATGCAAGCACAATACGATCTGCTTTCACGGATCCATTCTTAGTAATTACCTTTACATGATCATCTAAAACCTTATAACCACTTGCGGCAGTATTTTCGTATATTTTTGCGCCTGCAGATAATGCTGCTTGAGCAATTCCAAGAGCGTAATTAAGAGGATGACAGTGGGCCTCACCTTCATCATAACTTCCTCCATAATATGAGCTTGATCCTGTTACCTCTCTCATTTCATTATCATTTAGATAATCCATATCCTCATAATCATAGTTTTTTTTCATATGATCAACATATTGCTTTGATTCATCACAATATTTCTGTTTGTGATTTGGATGAGCAATACCCTTTTTATAGTCACACTGAATTTGGTATTTATCAATAAGCTCTTTTGCATGATATTTTGATTTTTCACCAATTTTCCACAATACCTTAGCATAATCAAAGCCTAAAGCCTTTTCTAAATAAAATTGATCTCTTCGCATCCCACCTGATACTTGCCCCCCATTAGCCCCAGATGCTCCAGAAGCAATCTTATTAGACTCAATAAGTACTACATTGACACCTTTTTTAGCAAGATAAAGAGCAGTTGATAAACCTGTATACCCACCACCAATAACACAGATATCAGCTAAAACAT
This genomic interval carries:
- a CDS encoding FAD-binding oxidoreductase, coding for MQSYYQASRNKEIEQSPLTEDVLADICVIGGGYTGLSTALYLAKKGVNVVLIESNKIASGASGANGGQVSGGMRRDQFYLEKALGFDYAKVLWKIGEKSKYHAKELIDKYQIQCDYKKGIAHPNHKQKYCDESKQYVDHMKKNYDYEDMDYLNDNEMREVTGSSSYYGGSYDEGEAHCHPLNYALGIAQAALSAGAKIYENTAASGYKVLDDHVKVITKNGSVKADRIVLACNGYLGNLEKSLTSKILPMNNYIVATKPLSDEVVKKINPRDIAFADSRFVINYFRMSADKRLLFGGGENYSQELSKNIVPIVTKPLEKIYPFLKGVKIDYAWGGKLAITLNRLPFFTTLKNDRVISAQGYSGQGVALASYSGKIISEKILGSGETFDLMAKIPRQSFPGGRFLRNPSMKIGMLYYSLLDRI
- a CDS encoding RNA pyrophosphohydrolase yields the protein MIDSDGYRANVGIVITNEKKQILLAKRFKQDAWQLPQGGIDKDESELDALYRELEEEVGLSSAQVTLLAKTPKWLRYELPLEHIRRRQKPKCIGQKQVWFLLKLDSSDDHISLDLHNDIEFDDWKWVDYWRPVDEVIKFKREVYEDMLKALAPILFNNEHSIPTKLSRPLQFSAIKL
- the murD gene encoding UDP-N-acetylmuramoyl-L-alanine--D-glutamate ligase, producing MKLILGMGLTGLSVARFYSKKNIDFRIADSRLSPPMLQIMKQENLLIDFHLGEWNKNLLDDISEIIISPGIAESEKIVSWSRKKSIPIISDIELFGRYAKAPIVGISGSNGKSTVTQLLGEMAHNDGKNAVVCGNIGKPVMDSLSDDADVYIVEISSYQLDYTNKINLLTGVITNITPDHLDRYEDFNAYIESKLSLYSYCSSNIVNLNESLVSKIDLNACYAIDKHGINCEFHANKDGDKFIFFHGSQTLMSSEELLVIGRHNVENILAALTLGHQIGLSLKSMVITSKKFKGIEHRLEWVVSLNGVDFFNDSKSTNGISTITAIKAIADKYKSVILIAGGIAKKEDYSELFQLINTKIDTLILIGQSSAMFSKKINSCPVHIVETMEHAVALSKTIALEGAILLSPGCASFDMFNNFSERGETFKYFVLQEN
- a CDS encoding Bax inhibitor-1/YccA family protein, whose amino-acid sequence is MPTNVQTTSSSITINRTLRNTYQLLSATLLFSGLMAYLSMYLNLPYFGLLITLGGYFGLLFLVTKLRNSALGILAVFALTGFMGLTLGPIIGAYMGAFSNGSELVAMAMTGTAVIFLSLSFYAIVSQKDFSFMAGFLTAGIVVAFLAGIAAYFFQMPALSLAVSSAFILLMSGLILFETSNIIHGGETNYIMATVTLYISIYNLFLSLLHLLGVFSGDD
- the speB gene encoding agmatinase gives rise to the protein MSIDDFEDLDTDQAFTKKSLYGRANEMTYGGALSFLRRKYTKDLKGVDIAVSGIPYDAATSFRPGARFGPKAIREASVQLAELLAFPDGIDPFKTLAVSDYGDCELDYGFHGNVVSQIEAHATTILNAGVEMLTFGGDHFVTYPLLRAHAAKHGPIALVHFDAHTDSWPDEDGRLDHGTMFSRAIKENLIDTEHSIQIGIRTHNSNTKGTTILDAPWVHENGVKKVIKKIIDVVKDRPAYLTFDIDGLDPAYAPGTGTPVAGGLTSAQALGIIRGLGDLNFIGADVVEVAPAYDHAEITAILAATIAHDYLVLRAQQKNKIKI
- a CDS encoding gamma-glutamyl-gamma-aminobutyrate hydrolase family protein (Members of this family of hydrolases with an active site Cys residue belong to MEROPS family C26.) — protein: MKIGILLVGRASEDLVDKYGTYAEMLINLINSDEKLFEFKTFNILDGIFPLNHNDCDGWIVTGSPHGVYEEHSWIPIVSQLIKDIYDNKLPIFGVCFGHQLIAQALGGNVEKSTKGWGLGLHTYQINNKTNYMGNLSSEVTLNICHQDQVLSPPNGATVYAKSDFCENAGFYIKDKVLTMQAHPEFLVDFIKALLTARRDVTIPKQFVDPALIGLKSHPDSVQSNQFAETIRRFFLN
- the lhgO gene encoding L-2-hydroxyglutarate oxidase → MNKDEIYDYVVLGGGIVGVSTALALITKHPSKRVLLLEKEKSFASHQTGHNSGVIHAGVYYQPGSLKAQFCKEGLNETINFCKLHNIPYEQCGKLLVATSDLELSRMNELHEKCKKNKINVKVLDQKQLNKLEPNVIGLGALLVKSTGIVNYKLITKKMSEQYESLGGESILDTEVINLKEDTDKIEIITKNERFKSKYLVCCAGLMADRIARLLSIKIDFQIVPFRGEYFKLASTHNKLVKHLIYPIPDPSMPFLGVHLTRMIDGSITVGPNAVLGFKREGYNKFNFNFKDTFQMISFIGLYRVLLKNIKSGLYEMKNSLFKSGYLKEVQKYSPSIKLNDLEPYPAGVRAQAVLKDGSLVHDFLFAESRRSIHVCNAPSPAATSAIPIGRYITDKATKASNQLN
- the glaH gene encoding glutarate dioxygenase GlaH, which encodes MTPKNILNIGFDISNHNNNSRLQVVRLSKKTIQEFSKQIIGHDVQSIEYKPFLRFFLANCLNKSTEDTLGHYLLDTIKDRSRGAVLLECESLEASTLNGIDFIDFNILLSTAISHLIGVPNLDSMSGKFYARFSVKNEDDSDSYLRQAHRRMELHTDGTYVNEITDWVIMQKILEVDVEGGDSLLLHLDDWQDLDKFYNNPLAKQKFQWGSPASKNISYKNFHPIFINDNSDSQPRISFIDQFVEPLNIEQGMYLFEVGESLENEVNTSNVKLLEGSMIIINNYFWLHGRDKFIANKKLHRELLRQRGAFEENAGSNN